Part of the Choloepus didactylus isolate mChoDid1 chromosome 10, mChoDid1.pri, whole genome shotgun sequence genome is shown below.
cTCAGAGAGGTAAAATCACTTGCTGTATGTCAGAGCGTTAgcggtggagctgggattcaaacctggCCGCCCAGCCAGGCTGCCCTCCTGGATAGAGCTCTGGGACCCAGATGGCTTGAACCAACCGGGAGAGGAAATTAATCAGCCCTCTGGGCGTCCTTGCAGGTTGCTAGGATATTGGGCGTTACCAAGGAGATGCAGACCCTGATGGGCGTCCGCTGGGGCATGGAGCTGCTCACCCTTCCCCATGGCCGGCAGCTAAGACTAGACCTGCTGGAAAGGTAAGGCAAGCGTCAGCACCCGGGGACCCGCCGGGAACTCTTGGGGCTACCTCACGCCTCTTGCTGCGGCCGTTTAGCCAATCACAATCTCTCAGTCTGGCTCCCAGGGGTTTTGGCCACGCCCCCCAAATCCCACTGACCATTCACAACTTCTCTATATCGAGCTTTAAGCAACGCTGGGTTTCCCAAAGGTCTTGTATCTCTGGATTCACCTTTTGCACCCTCTTGACCAATCACAGCGTTGCCTCCGCCGCTTAGTTCCGGCAACTCTTGGTTTATTCTTAAAACGGCTCTGCCTGATGATTTCCACCCAACAACCGCCTGCCCCGCAGCGGCCCCGCCCCTCTGGGGCTCTGGCCCCGCCCCTAGATCACAGCGGCCAATCCTAAGCCCCTACGCCgcaccccgccccgccccgccccgccatCCCGCTGACTTGCCAACTCCCTTTGGCTCTGCGCTCCGCGGGTCGGCGCCCCTCGGCCAGCAGAGGCAGGACCCCTGCCCTTTGCCTGCTTTCCCCCCTGACTCGGCCGCTCCAACAGGTTCCACACCATGTCTATTATGCTGGCGGTGGACATCCTGGGCTGCACGGGCTCCGCCGAGGAGCGGGCGGCGCTGCTGCACAAGACCATCCAGCTGGCGGCCGAGCTGCGGGGGACCATGGGCAACATGTTCAGCTTCGCTGCGGTCATGGGCGCCCTGGACATGGCTCAGGTACGGAGGGGCCCGCGGTAGACTGTTTCGAACAGCACCGGATCACTGCCTTCAGGATGGCTGTATATCGAATCGGAAAGAACGTGGTGATTTTCTAGCAGCGTTGCTAAAAGGGTAACAGGGAGACCTGCTTTCCCCAACTGCTGACCTGTTGAGAGAGGAAGACCAagtccttttccttctctggacCTGTTCCCCCCCTTGGAAAATGAGTGAGGAGGTCTATATgggtttaaagaataaaaataaaatgactggcATTTAGTGCCAGCTCCTCCTAAGCAATTTACGAGCCCTGATTCCTTCAAGCAGTCTTATGAGGTAGATGtctttattatccccattttacaaactgAGAAATTGAGACAGAGCAGTAATTGCCTCAGGCCACAAAGTCAGAGGTGGAAAGAGTTAAGATTCAAATCCAATCCATCAGTTTTCACAGCTGGAGCCTTACCCACACTGCCTGTCTAGTGCCtaataaataataacaacagAGTCCCTGAGGCACTGCCCTGAGTTCAACTCTCATCTCCGCCACTTGTCTTCTGAGCATTAGTTCCTCCATCTTTAAATGGGTTGTTGTGAGGGCTTTACGAGAGACGTGTGAAAAGCAGCCCAGTACTGTGCATGAATGGTGACCACTTGCTGGGTTTCCACTCAGCAGGGTTGCCTGTGGCAGTGGCCTTTGCAGGCCCCTTCCCTGGCTGGCCGCTCACAATCTGGTCTCCCCAGATTGCCCGGCTGGAGCAGACGTGGGTGACCCTACGGCAGCGACACACAGAGGGTGCCATCCTGTATGAGAAAAAGCTCAAGCCATTTCTCAAGAGCCTCAACGAGGGCAAAGGTACCTCCCCTgctttgctgtgtgactttggacagtTTCTAGCCCTCTCTGGGACAGCAAAGACTCTTCCAGTAACTGGGATGAGGGTTTGCCTGAGATCTCAAACTAAATCTCCCCAAGCTCACTTCCTGCATGTGGCACATGTTTACAGGAGTCCGGGCCCAGGCTGAGCCTCTGGGCTGGACCAAGGCTGCAGTGAGCAACTACGGCTGTGGGTTCATCTGGGGGAATCTGCAGGGACGGATTTGTACCATTAGTAATGAGCCCTGGGGGCTCTCTCAGGTGGGCCCCTTCCCTTCCTGCACTTAAGGTTTCAGGACCTGCTGTCTTCCCCTTCTACAGAAGGCCCGCCGCTGAGCAACACCACGTTTCCTCATGTGCTGCCACTCATCACCCTGCTGGAGTGTGACTCAGCCCCTGCCGAAGGCCCTGAGCCCTGGGGCAGCACGGAGCATGGTGTGGAGGTGGTGCTGGCCCACCTGGAGGCTGCCCGCACAGTGGCGCACCACGGAGGCCTGTACCACACGAATGCCGAGGTCAAGCTGCAGGGTGAGTGACCGGGCAGCATCTGGCAGGGGATAGGAAGGGGGCGGGGGAAAATAGTCACTGGTCCTGCAGGCCTGGGCTTCCCTACACTTGACTTGCTACTCCCCTGTTTGTTCTCTGAGGGTCCACCCACATTTCCCCACCCTCTCTTTCCTGCCCTGTCTCCCATCTCCTTAATCTCCTTTTTCTCATCCTTTCTCTTCACTCACCAATTCATTCAATGAGCAGTTGTTAATGCAAGCAAAAGGTCGAGGTGAAGGGAcacagaaattattcaaagggcaccttagcttctctgagcctcagtttcctcatctgtgaagtgggcaTCCTAACAGAGCTAATTTACAAGAGGGTCTGCAGAGCACTCTGCCTGGGTCCTGGGGTTGAGACAGACCtcccctgccttcaaggagctcacagtctagtcgAAATGTAAAACTCCCCCTTGTGAAAAGACCAGAGAGCGCCAGTGTAGCTTCAGATAATCTATTGTTTATTGTTTTAGGCATCATCTAAGTCATAAAAGTTTACTGTAGACAAACTGGGAATTATAACTGAGCAAAAACAAGATTAAAAGAATTGCCCACAATCTAATTACCCAGAGATAAATGTTGAGAACGTTCTGGTGTATGTCCTTCCAGcccttttctttttgaaaaaggaaaaaaaaaaaaatttactttttaagtgTATATGTGTTTCTCATAAAAAATATTGGAActcatagaaaaatataaaaaagaaaagaaaaatcaccaagatctcaaaaaattaatataatattttatcttcttgtcatttttaaattgtatgttgTAAATAGTAGGACAAAGACTGGGCACTAAACTGCATggacattttcattcattcaacaaacctcCTGGGATCACTGTTGGGGTCCTGAAGGATGTGGTGGCTCGAGGTGGGGTGGGATCTTCAGCCTCCCCAGCCTGTTGGTGGTCCCCTGAACCCTGGGTTCTGCCCCCACAGGGTTCCAGGCCCGGCCAGAGCTCCTGGAGGTCTTCAGCACCGAGTTCCAGATGCGCCTTCTCTGGGGCAGCCAGGGTGCCAGCAGCAGCCAGACCCGGCGCTACGAGACGTTCGACAAGGTCCTCACTGCCCTGTCCTACAAACTGGAACCTGCCGTCCGCTCCAGCGAGCTGTGACCTGCAGGGATCTTCCCTCTCTGCAGCTGTGGGCAGCATCGGGGCAGAGGGGCACAGACCTTTCCCCAGATCACCCCAGGGACACTGTGATCAGCCTGAGAATGTTCTGGGTTCAACTCCAGGATCTCCCTTGCACCTCCAGGGTCCTGCATGGACTGTGGGCTTCATTTCACCTGCTACATGCTCACTGAGGCTCCCTTTGGAAAGAACCGGAACCCCTGTTCCTTGTACCAGCTTCTGCTTCTCCCCTTCCTGCTGAGGTTCCCTGTCCTCAAGCCATGGGATGCTCCTCATGCCTCCTCACACTTCTCCAGCCATCTggtccaccaccaccaccttgctgTAAATAAGTCTGTCTGTTCTGTAAATATATGTACAGAAgccacattctttctttcatataATAAACTTTTAtgactctttcttctgtctcttaggGGGTCCTGGGGTGGAAGGAAACACTTTTCATAAACAAAAGGTGGAAAaacccattcaacaaatatttatttagaacctGGGACATTCTAGATTGTGCCAGGATCCAGCGGTATACCTAATACTAATAACaggttcctgccctcaaggagctcacagaccTGTGGGGGGAGAGAAAAGGCTAATTCCAACCCAGTGGGAGAAATGCTGGCCCTCATACTCCATTCCCTGCCTAGCAATAGTTTCCACAAACATACCATCAAGGATCTGAGATGTTTGgattgtgttctggtttgcaaatgctgccgttttgcaaaacaccagaaatggattggcttttataaacggtgtttatttggttacaaagttatagtcttaaggccataaagtgttcaaggtaaggcatcaacaatagggtaccatcacagaagaatggccaatggcgtcaggaacacctctgttgtctgggaaggcacgtagctggcatcttcttcctttgctcccaggttgtgtttcaaaatggcttttctcccAGGACTGTTCTCTCTGGGCATCcaggggtattctcttagtttttcccaggcacaggcaaactctggagtagcaaaagtctgctttcaatgacagtcttcaaaatgtctctcttggctgaagtttctctaaagtccttctgtttctgagcttttatagggctccagtaagtaaatcaagacccaagctgaatgggtggggccatacctccttgaaaacaatcccatcaacacgtcacaccctaatcaaaggtgttactattcacatctccatggaaacaatcaaaaggttgcaacctaatcaacactaaatacatctgcccccacaagactgcatcaaagaacatgccattttgggggacataatacaactaAACCAGCACACAGAAGGGCTCTTTGAAATCTACGAGTCCAACTCCCCTCTAAAAGAATAAGCACTGGAAGGAGAAGGAACTTCTCCTGGGTCATGGTAGCAGCGGAGGGAAGGCTAGAACCCGGGTGTCTTGACTGAAGcgctttccttttctctcttcaatAGGGAGAATTACTAATGTCTTTCCGGTCTTTGAAAAGTGGCCCCAGAAAttggggtgtgggtgtggggggtGTGGGATCTCTGAGGTGGGTGCGGGTCTTGGTTACCTCACTCTGGTGAGCAAAGTGGATCAACACAATTCCAGGTCAGGCTTAAGACCTGGAGAGCAAATTCACTAATTTTGAAATGTCTGGCATCTGACCAAGAGAGGCCAGATAACACTGTACATTAGATCTTTGGTGGCAGCCAGACTTGGGTTTGGttctaccatttactagctggGAGATCTTTTATAAGAGATTTAATCTCCTCAGTAAAGTGGGGACAATAACAACCTATTTCCTCAGATTTATGTTAAAGCACTAAGGACATAGTAGCTGCTAGGCAAGGGACAGTCATGCTTCTCACATGATCATTTATTGATTACCTTCTAAGCAAAACGCTTTATGTACCTGCATCTCATTAAAAATAGCACGATTTCTCAATAGGACAGgtactattatattttaatatgcaaGGTACCAAAGAGtaatggcacatagtaggtgctcaccAAAAGCTACTGCTGTGCACTCTTTCAtcgtgaaagagaaaaaaatagcatgGGAACGGCGCTTTGCAAGGTGTACAATGCCTCCCAAGTTTTTGCTATTATTGCTACGTCACCCTTTGTGGTCATAactcctttatatattcttgagTCTGAGCTGCTATGCTGGTCACCTAGCTACTGTGGCCATGGAAACGAGGCCCGCCGCCCCTGATTGGACGGCTCGCGGGCTTCCCTCGGTCTTCCGGTCTTGAAGCGGGATGACGGCGCAGGCCTTTAAGAAGGGCGAGAAGTGAGCCGGGAGTTGTAGGCGATGGGCCTGGCTGCTGCCCCGCGGTGCATGCCGTGAGTTGTAGTTCGCATGAGAGGCGGTTGCTAGTCTCGGACCCAACCCGGGCCTCACTGGGATGGCGGCTGCGACAAGCGGCTGCCAGCCCTGGGGCTCGTTCCTCGGGCTGCTCGGGCTGGTCTCGGCCGCGACCGCCGCCTGGGACCTGGCTTCGGTTCACTGCAACTTCGGCGCCTTCTGCGAGTGCGACTTCCGGCCGGACTTCCAGGGTGAGGAGCCGTGGGACCCTGAAGTGGAGTGGCGGGCTGATGCGAGAGCCCTCAGATCCTGGAGTTGGGGCCGGGAAGATTGGACCCGAAAGGAAGAACCGAGGGGTTGGGACCCCTAGGCGCCCGGACGGCCGGAGCCGGAAGTGGGCCCGGCGTTGAGGGAATCTGACAGCCTGGGGCACCTGGTCTGGGGCGAGGTTTGGGGGTGCCTGTTGGATCTCAAACAGGCCCCTGCCAAGGTGGAGAGAGGGCTTCTGACAACAGGCACCTTGTGGGAGGTTTGAGGCCTTCACACAATAGACTGGCCTTCCAGGGAGATGGGCAGGAACCCGGGGTAGATCCTATAGCAGCTCCCTGCCACTTAGGGCAGAATGCAGTCTGAAAGTCCTCCTGGGGGCATCTGAGGATGGTTCCTGCAGTCAGAGACCCCAAGACCCCCACTCCCTTTCCACTTGTAAAAACATACCAGGACACAGGGGTCCCTATAACAGATTGTAGGCATGGCTTCCTCTTCCAAACTCTTGGTGGGGGTGTGTTCTCACCTCTGACACTGACCTTCTGTGTCCCTAGGTCTGGAGTGTGATCTGGCCCAGCACCTGGCGGGCCAGCACCTGGCCAGGTCACTGGTGGTGAAGGTACTGAAGGCCTTCGTCGAGGATCCGGCTCCCTCCAAGCCCTTGGTCCTCTCCCTTCATGGCTGGACAGGCACCGGCAAGTCCTACGTCAGCTCCCTGCTGGCGCACTACCTCTTCCGGGATGGTCTCCGCAGCCCCCATGTGCACCACTTTTCTCCCGTCAtccacttcccccaccccagccaccttGAGCGCTACAAGGTAGGCTGGGCACGTCCTAGACCACCATTTTCCCCCACCATGGGCCGACAGTCCCTAGGGAGTGAGTCCTGAGCCCAGGGAGGGGAACCACTTACTCCAGGCCACACAGCCAGTTGGAGCCTTGGCCCTCAGGACCCATCCTGCACAGGGCTTGGGATGGTGCCATTCCACCTTACAAGGAGTTCTTTTTGATTCCTGGCAGGCAATAATGGTACCTCCCTGCCAGGGTTGTTGTGAGAGACGTGATTCTATAACAGCAGgtatcatttattgagtactagTTTGCTAGACAGTCTGCACTGTTCTCTCCATGTCAAGCACTTAACCTCAATTCATGACTCAGAGTGAGCACTTAGTGAATATTAGCTCTTACTACTATTACTGTAGTTGTGATTGCAACATACTTTCCAGGCTGATCTGTTTCAGCTGTTAACATTGTCAGGCAGGTTCAGGCAGCAGAAAGGAGCCTCCTCCTCTTATAGATTGCAGTAGGTATCAGAGCAGGAGCCCGGAACAGGGAGGTGGGAGGCCTGGCTTTGAGTCCCTGTTCTCCTGCTGACTCcctgtgttaccttgggcaagtccttgTCCCAGTCTGGTCCACAGTTTTGCCATCAGCCCCATTAAGGCGTTTGGTGCTATCTGAGAGACCATAGCTTCCTGGGAAGGGGATCACTCTTGGCTCGGGAAGTAGTCTTGGGGTTGAGGGAGTATCTCCAGCACTGCTCTAACTCCTTCCTTTTCCTGGCAGAAGGATCTTAAGAACTGGGTTCTGGGGAACCTCACTGCCTGCAGCCGCTCCCTCTTCCTCTTCGATGAGATGGACAAGCTGCCCCCAGGCCTGATGGAGGTTCTACGACCTTTCCTGGGCTCCTCCTGGGTTGTGTATGGGACCAACTATCGCAAAGCTATCTTCATCTTCATCAGGTGGGGTCCGGCTTTGCAGTGggcagtgggaggagggggcacCCTCTCTGAGGTCCCAGCTATTCAGTCTTGGCCTGTGGTCCCAGAGCAGAATCCTGTTACCCCTGGGTCCAGCTGGGCCTCCCCAAGGCCCTCCCACTCATTCGTGGTGGCTGACCTTCCCTTTGACATTCTTAAAGCCCATTCTGAGCTCAGTCTTTTTAATCTTTGCCACTCTGAGGAAGCCCTGTTGTGTCAAAGAGCTTCCCCTCTTCTGCGGCTGGGAGGACACAGGTCTGGAAAAAAGCAGGAGCCGTGTGCTAATCCCAGCTCCGACAGTCTGAGCTGCATTTCCTCAAGCAACTGACTTCACCTTTCTGAGTTTCCCTGCTGTCCTAGAGGCTAGATGAGGAAAGTCAGTTAAGGAACAcaaaattgttttgtaaactctaACGCACAAGGCACGTGTAGGTGAATTTCACAGATCACAGTTGTGGACACAAGATCTGGAGTGGGGAAGTGGTTTGTGTGGAACGTTTTCAGTGGGTTTGGCTCCTGCCAGCACTGAGCTGCGCCCCCAGGTTCAAGTCATACTTAGGTGGCACCAGGGTAGGGAGGGCCAAATCCTGCCCCCCACTAGTCCCTGTGTGATTCCCGCCTGGGTCCCCATGGTTTTAGCAACACTGGTGGTGAGCAGATCAATCAGGTGGTGCTGGAGGCATGGCGCAGCCACCGGGACCGTGAGGAGATCCGTCTGCAGGAGCTGGAGCCGGCCATCTCCCAGGCTGTGCTGGAGAACCCTCACCGTGAGTTGGGCTCTGGGGCTTCACACCCAGACCCATTGGGCTGGACTCCCCGGGGTGGGCCAGGTATATCCCGGCATCTGATGTGCTGCCCACTGATCCAGTGGTTCAGTGCACGGGATCTGGTGCTCCTAGccctgtggccttgggcaagtcttAGAGCCTCCCTGAGCCCTACCCTAGACGGTGTCTAAAAGGATTGAGGCCAGCATCATGCCTCCACTGACCTCTAGGGGGGTGGGGAGTCTGGGCTTCTCCATGGCTGTGGGGCACAGGACCTTCTCCCCATCTGTCCCTTCCTCCAGATGGCTTCTGGCGCTCGGGCATCATGGAGGAACGCCTCCTGGACGTCATGGTGCCCTTCCTCCCGCTCCAGCGGCACCATGTGCGGCACTGTGTGCTCAACGAGCTGGCCCAGCTGGGTCTGGAGCCAAGGGATGAGGTGGTCCAGGCTGTGCTGGACAGCACCACCTTCTTTCCTGAGGACGAGCAGCTCTTTTCCTCCAATGGCTGCAAGACCGTGGCCTCCCGAATCGCCTTCTTCCTCTGAGACTCTGGGGTGACATCCTTGCCCTCCCCCACCTGGCCAGGCTGTCCGGGAAAGCCTTGGGGCCTCTGGCAGAGGGACCCTTGTCCCATGCCTCCTGAAGAGCAGATCCAGAGTACAGAGAGTAAAGATGAAGACAGGTGTTGGCCAGGCTACAGGACAGAGGACTGGAGCTTGCCCTGGCCTCTTAACTAGTTTGAGGACATTTTGGCCTCAGCTGCCCTCCCCAGGGACACCCCTGGTCACCCAGGACCTCACCAGGCTTTGATCTCCCCCCTCCAGCCTGAGCCTCCTTAAAATGTGAATTGTAACTCAGGGACTGTGGCTCGTGGCTGCCCCTTCCTTCCTGGGTTGATTTGCCCTTGGCTTCTTCTCTGAGGCCGTACTCCCTAGTCCTGCAGCCCACACGTTTTGTTTCAGTTTCACGGAACCAGGCTGGATGTAGGAACTCAGGCTGATACTTGAAcctggttttaaaagtttttaattttgtagaAGAAGAGAACAAGTAAAATAAACTTAGTCGTGGGACCAGAGGAACATTGGCTGAGGTTTCTGATTGCTCTGGGAGGAGGCAGCTTTCCCGAGTGGCTGTGGTGCcagtgtgtatgcatgtgtggaatctctcccctcccctgcgGGGACTGAGAGGCTAAGTGGCCCCTTCAGGGAGCAGCAGAACTGCTGGGGCTGTGGCTTTGGGCAGCCTCGGTTTTCCTGGGACTTTGGCTTGTGCTCTGGCTCCAGTTCTGGGTGTCAATCCTTCTGGGATTCCAGCTTGGGCCCCATATAGTCCCGGTCTTGCTGGGTCTTTGACTCTGGCTCTCGCTTGGGCCCTCAGTGACCTTGATCTTACTGGGCCTCTGATCTGGGTCATGCAAAGCCTCTGTCTTGCTGGGGCTTTGGCTGGAGCCTTGGGCATCCTTGGTCTTGCTGGAACTTTGGCTTTGTCCCCAGCTCCAGCCTTGGGCATTTTCAGCCTTGCTAGGTCTCTGGCTCCTCCCATGGACAGCTTCAGCCTCACTGGACCTCTGGCTTTGGTCCTGGGCAGCCTTGGCCTTGCTGGGCCGGTAGTTTCTGCTCCGGGCAGCCTTGGCATCACTGGATTTCTGGCTCTGGTCCTGGGCAGACTCAGTCTTGCTGGGCCTCTGGCTCATGCCCTGGATAGCCTCAGTCTTTCTGGAGTGCTGACTTGAGTTACAGAAAACCATGGTCTTGCTGGAACTTTGGCTCAAGCTCCGGCCCTGGGCCCCTTTGGCCTTGTTGGCCCTGTGGTTCCTGCTCTGGGCAGCCTTGGCCTTTCTAGACCTTTGTCTCTGGTCCTGAGTAGCCTCAGTCTTGCTGGGCTTCTGGCCTGATCCCTGGGCAGTCTCGGTCTTGCTGGAGCTCTGACTTGAGTCACAGAAATCCTTGCTTTTACTGGAACTTCGGTTCAGTCTCCAGCTCTGGTCCTGGGTGTAGTTAGTTCTGCCGGGTCCCCATCCCTGGCTCCGGGTGGCCTTCGTCTTTTTGAGCCGCCGTTGTGGGTCCTGAGTGGCCTCTGCTTTGCTGGGGGGGCTCTGGCTCCGGCTTGGGCcttccctggtgatcctggattCTGAGGATGGAATCTTCAGCGGTGAGGAGTTGGAGAAAGTCCCAGCAGTGGCTGAGGTGCTCCTGTATTCCCGGCAGATAGTGGACGAACCCGTCTCTGAGATGGATGTGGCCCTGACTGGAAGAGTGTGCCAAGAGCACCTGTCAGGCCTCCTTCCAGAGTTCAAGGCCTGCTCTACTTTCCCTGGACAGCCTGAGGAAAATGGGGCTTCCGGGCCTCATCCTTGCCTGCACCCCTGAGGCTTTGCATGGCCAAAAGGGAAGGTCTGCCAGAGCACACAGCCTGGCTCTCCCTTGGCAGCTGGAGCCCTGCACATGGGCTAGGCCTTTAAGATAAGGGGGTGCTGTCCAAGGACCCCGGGCCCTGCCTGCCCAGCCCCGGGCCTCTACTCTGCTAGCTGCCCCTTGCCCTCTGCGCTCCAGCTACAACCAACAACCTATAGGACTTGGGCTCTCCTCCCCACATCACTTCCCCCTGCTCCACCCCTTCCCACATGGCTAACCTTTATTCCTCCTTGACTTCCCCCAGAGGGATTAAATGCACTACTAGCTCTCTGGACTTTCCCTCTCACTGTACCTGTTTACCTGTGTGCTTTCTTCCTTTTAGAACCAAGAGGTCCTCTCATGCAAGGAACCCCTGGACACTTAGGCCATTTGTTGAACTGCAGTGAATGGAAGGAAGTGCACTGGGGCAGTGATAATTTCATCCCTATCATGAACTACTCATATCAGCCTTTGGGATTTCATGTTTGGAGCCACATTCCTGGGTTTTTCACTTTTGTTCCCTCTAGGCTGGTGTCTGACAGAATTGGGAGTAAAAGCCCCTTGGACAAGCATAGGACTCTGGGCTGGTTTCAGGGATGGGCCAGCAGGACAGAGAGAAAAGGGAACGGGCCTGAGAGGGAACGACGGTGGAGCTGGCAGCCACCGGGAAATACTGTGTGGTGAGACTCCGCcaccaggctctgtgctgggcgTCATCTTGCTGAGTCCTCCCCACGATCCCACAAAGTTAAGGATGATTATTCCATGTATTAATCAGCTATAGGCAGCAGAGCCCAAATCCATACCCAGTCAGTGAGTCTGATCCTTGATTTTTTCCCACTCTTTGGTTTGCTTTGGCTCACTCTGGCCTagcacaaacactggggacttaCAGCCGAAGGCAGAGCCTGAGGAGGTCTGGTCGATGTAGCTGTTGGACAGGGATGTCACCTTGTCAGGGCTGGGCTCCAGTTTCTGCTCCTGCAGCAGGAGACAGACTGGGCAGTCGC
Proteins encoded:
- the TOR2A gene encoding prosalusin isoform X1 → MAAATSGCQPWGSFLGLLGLVSAATAAWDLASVHCNFGAFCECDFRPDFQGLECDLAQHLAGQHLARSLVVKVLKAFVEDPAPSKPLVLSLHGWTGTGKSYVSSLLAHYLFRDGLRSPHVHHFSPVIHFPHPSHLERYKKDLKNWVLGNLTACSRSLFLFDEMDKLPPGLMEVLRPFLGSSWVVYGTNYRKAIFIFISNTGGEQINQVVLEAWRSHRDREEIRLQELEPAISQAVLENPHHGFWRSGIMEERLLDVMVPFLPLQRHHVRHCVLNELAQLGLEPRDEVVQAVLDSTTFFPEDEQLFSSNGCKTVASRIAFFL
- the TOR2A gene encoding prosalusin isoform X2, translating into MAAATSGCQPWGSFLGLLGLVSAATAAWDLASVHCNFGAFCECDFRPDFQGLECDLAQHLAGQHLARSLVVKVLKAFVEDPAPSKPLVLSLHGWTGTGKSYVSSLLAHYLFRDGLRSPHVHHFSPVIHFPHPSHLERYKKDLKNWVLGNLTACSRSLFLFDEMDKLPPGLMEVLRPFLGSSWVVYGTNYRKAIFIFISNTGGEQINQVVLEAWRSHRDREEIRLQELEPAISQAVLENPHREWLLALGHHGGTPPGRHGALPPAPAAPCAALCAQRAGPAGSGAKG